A stretch of the bacterium genome encodes the following:
- a CDS encoding sodium:calcium antiporter produces MEVFLSFVSILIILALIVLACVVFTNAVEHLGEELNLSEGAVGSVLAAVGTALPETIVPLVAIIGAYIAGTNMEKAQEIGIGAILGAPFLLGTLAFFVTGLAVIIFTKAGRRTKEMPVNTVVMFRDLHYFALAYTISILSSFIPFKPLKLVMAGLLLLIYLVYVVKTIQTASKEQEGGQEELAALYLTKYIEPPEALQLPFILFQLLLSLVGIILLAHVFVGQIEFLSTFFKINPLILSLIITPIATELPEKFNSVIWIRAKKDTLALGNITGAMVFQSCIPTAVGLSLTPWVLSMDALANVIVVYLSVGVVYLNIIRNKGVLQPSALMTGGLFYIIYLIYVVFKISQG; encoded by the coding sequence ATGGAAGTTTTTTTATCATTTGTATCAATATTAATTATTTTAGCGCTGATAGTGCTTGCCTGTGTGGTTTTTACGAATGCAGTGGAGCATCTGGGCGAAGAATTGAATTTATCTGAAGGCGCTGTAGGAAGTGTACTTGCTGCTGTCGGAACGGCTCTCCCTGAAACAATAGTTCCACTTGTTGCAATAATAGGGGCTTATATTGCAGGGACAAATATGGAAAAAGCCCAAGAAATAGGGATAGGAGCAATACTTGGTGCGCCATTTTTACTCGGTACACTTGCCTTTTTCGTAACAGGGCTTGCTGTAATAATCTTTACAAAGGCAGGAAGACGTACTAAAGAAATGCCTGTCAATACAGTTGTTATGTTTAGGGATCTTCATTATTTTGCACTTGCCTATACAATTTCTATTTTAAGTTCTTTCATTCCGTTTAAACCTTTAAAATTAGTTATGGCAGGTCTTTTATTGCTGATTTATCTGGTATATGTTGTAAAAACAATCCAAACAGCAAGTAAAGAGCAAGAAGGCGGACAGGAAGAACTTGCAGCCCTTTACCTTACAAAATATATAGAACCGCCTGAGGCTTTGCAGCTACCTTTTATTTTGTTTCAATTATTGCTCTCTCTTGTCGGCATAATTCTTCTTGCTCATGTATTTGTTGGGCAAATAGAGTTTTTGTCTACTTTTTTCAAAATAAATCCGCTTATCTTAAGTCTTATCATTACACCGATTGCAACCGAACTTCCTGAAAAATTCAACAGCGTAATTTGGATAAGAGCAAAAAAAGATACACTTGCCTTAGGAAACATAACGGGAGCAATGGTTTTTCAGAGTTGTATCCCTACAGCGGTTGGGTTATCGCTTACTCCTTGGGTATTAAGTATGGATGCTCTTGCAAATGTGATAGTTGTTTATCTTTCTGTAGGGGTTGTTTATCTCAATATCATCCGCAACAAAGGAGTTTTGCAGCCGTCAGCACTTATGACAGGCGGATTGTTTTATATTATTTACCTGATTTATGTTGTTTTTAAGATTTCGCAGGGTTAA
- a CDS encoding bifunctional oligoribonuclease/PAP phosphatase NrnA, translating into MMNTVQKVAESIKKAKTVIIFHHVAPDGDGLGSALALREMISQLGNVSKLDAVITGKIPDLYRFLPGIEYLKKSNDTELHQSYDLAITVDCACKDRLGDATELFNNARNTINIDHHISNEGFADIDWINPIASATGEVLFGLIEPLGVKLTQNIAIDLYTAILTDTGGFKFENTKPETFKICAELLEAGANPVNIYEKCYESKPLAMVQLHARAIDNAVYIENNEIVYTTITRKLLEEINASDEYIDGITEALRQINSVKMALVFKETIKGSTKVSFRSNGIDVCEIASFFGGGGHKLAAGCLLEKNLNEAVNDVIKTVRKQVIKAKIHV; encoded by the coding sequence ATGATGAATACAGTTCAAAAAGTAGCGGAAAGCATTAAAAAAGCAAAAACTGTTATAATTTTCCACCATGTCGCTCCTGACGGAGATGGACTTGGTTCTGCACTTGCTCTAAGAGAAATGATAAGCCAGCTTGGCAATGTGAGTAAACTGGACGCTGTTATTACAGGGAAAATCCCTGACTTATACAGATTTTTGCCCGGTATAGAATATTTAAAAAAATCAAATGATACCGAGCTGCATCAGAGCTATGATCTCGCAATCACGGTTGATTGCGCATGCAAAGACAGGTTAGGAGACGCTACTGAGTTATTTAACAACGCCAGAAACACAATAAATATAGATCATCACATAAGCAACGAAGGTTTTGCCGATATTGACTGGATAAACCCTATAGCATCGGCTACAGGTGAAGTTTTATTCGGATTAATTGAACCTCTTGGCGTTAAGTTGACACAAAATATTGCTATTGACCTCTATACAGCCATATTGACAGATACCGGCGGGTTTAAATTCGAAAATACAAAGCCGGAAACATTTAAAATTTGCGCTGAATTGCTTGAAGCAGGAGCCAATCCGGTTAATATTTACGAAAAATGCTATGAATCAAAGCCTCTTGCCATGGTTCAACTTCATGCAAGGGCTATTGATAACGCAGTTTATATCGAAAACAATGAAATAGTATACACCACCATAACAAGAAAGCTTCTTGAAGAGATAAATGCAAGTGATGAGTACATAGATGGGATTACAGAAGCATTAAGACAGATTAATTCGGTAAAAATGGCGCTTGTGTTTAAGGAAACCATTAAAGGCTCAACTAAGGTAAGCTTTAGAAGTAACGGCATAGATGTTTGCGAAATAGCAAGCTTCTTTGGCGGAGGCGGTCATAAGCTTGCAGCAGGATGTTTGCTGGAAAAAAACCTTAACGAAGCGGTAAATGATGTCATTAAAACTGTTCGAAAACAGGTTATAAAAGCTAAAATACACGTTTAA
- a CDS encoding amidohydrolase family protein, with amino-acid sequence MKFYKSKYIISSGETVCEDSILAVKDGKVFDIIKNNELPETSEIIDFGNAVITSGFINLHTHLQYTDLKPIFKQGQESENINFADWIISLMKQYYFWSESRKIKSFKNGLREAVLSGCTCIAQLSQEEYFIDILNNIDLKSFVFLETFSNTEENSKKEIEKLKKQIKEKTSINVTIGISPHSIYNVHRLLWEEIAKFSAVENVLVHTHLAESHDETNWLNNMPSGIDKIHKLINWNNMKPYEPNLTPVEYLENLGVLEVFKENLTAAHCVELDEKSLEKLVNYGVKIAHCPRSNILLHKKTLNLNNLPQNILENTGIGTDSRFSNYDLSILNEAKYAKAHTTLEFHKIIDMLTMNSARILKIDDKTGSLQKSKDADFLVFNLADDENYQDILNKEKPDNVFIKGIQISKNGKFISREWEFLNESE; translated from the coding sequence GTGAAATTTTACAAATCAAAATATATAATCTCTTCAGGGGAAACCGTTTGCGAGGATAGTATTCTTGCCGTTAAAGATGGGAAAGTTTTTGACATAATTAAAAACAATGAACTTCCTGAAACTTCAGAAATTATTGACTTTGGTAACGCTGTAATAACTTCAGGCTTTATAAATTTGCATACTCATTTGCAATATACAGACTTAAAACCGATATTTAAACAGGGACAAGAGTCTGAAAATATTAATTTTGCGGACTGGATAATAAGTTTGATGAAACAATATTATTTCTGGTCAGAATCAAGAAAAATAAAATCATTTAAAAATGGCTTAAGAGAAGCTGTTTTGTCGGGATGTACCTGTATAGCCCAGCTTTCACAGGAAGAATATTTTATAGATATCCTGAATAATATTGACTTGAAAAGCTTTGTGTTTCTGGAAACTTTTTCAAATACTGAGGAAAACAGTAAAAAAGAAATTGAAAAACTCAAAAAACAAATTAAAGAAAAAACCTCAATAAATGTTACTATCGGAATTTCACCACATTCTATTTATAATGTCCACAGGCTTTTATGGGAAGAAATAGCTAAATTTTCAGCAGTGGAAAATGTTTTGGTTCATACACATCTTGCAGAATCACATGATGAAACTAACTGGCTGAATAATATGCCATCAGGCATAGATAAAATACATAAACTGATTAATTGGAATAACATGAAGCCTTATGAGCCCAACTTAACGCCTGTTGAATATCTGGAAAATCTTGGAGTTTTAGAGGTATTTAAGGAAAATTTAACAGCCGCTCATTGTGTGGAATTGGACGAAAAATCTCTGGAAAAACTTGTTAATTACGGGGTAAAAATTGCACACTGTCCGAGAAGTAATATTCTGCTTCATAAAAAAACTTTGAATTTAAACAATTTGCCTCAAAATATTCTTGAAAATACAGGTATAGGAACGGACAGCAGGTTCAGTAATTATGATTTAAGTATTTTAAATGAGGCGAAGTATGCTAAAGCGCACACAACGCTCGAGTTTCACAAAATTATCGATATGTTAACAATGAATTCAGCGCGTATATTAAAAATTGACGACAAAACAGGTTCTCTTCAAAAAAGCAAAGACGCTGATTTTTTAGTTTTTAATCTGGCAGATGATGAGAATTATCAGGATATTTTGAATAAAGAGAAGCCTGATAATGTTTTTATTAAAGGGATTCAGATATCAAAAAACGGGAAATTCATCTCCAGAGAGTGGGAATTCCTTAATGAATCGGAATAA
- a CDS encoding deaminase, which produces MRPSFTEYFMGFARQASTRSSCIRAQVGAVIVDTNNKIKSTGYNGTPSKVISCLEKGLCYRVENNIPSGTRYETCQSIHAEQNAIIQAGEKTCQDGTIYIYGHDQICILCKRFIVQAGLNDIYIQKNESSKIVHFKVEDLRYDLNNSQKITTI; this is translated from the coding sequence ATGCGTCCAAGTTTTACAGAATATTTTATGGGTTTTGCCAGACAGGCATCAACTCGTTCAAGTTGCATAAGAGCGCAAGTCGGTGCAGTTATTGTTGATACAAATAATAAAATTAAATCCACGGGCTATAATGGTACGCCAAGCAAAGTAATTTCTTGCCTCGAAAAGGGATTATGCTATCGTGTAGAAAATAACATTCCCTCCGGAACCAGATATGAGACATGCCAGTCAATTCATGCCGAGCAAAATGCTATTATTCAGGCGGGAGAAAAAACATGCCAGGATGGAACAATTTATATTTACGGGCATGACCAGATTTGTATTCTCTGCAAAAGATTTATAGTTCAGGCAGGATTGAACGATATTTATATCCAAAAAAATGAAAGCTCAAAAATTGTTCATTTTAAAGTTGAAGACCTGCGATATGATTTGAACAACAGTCAAAAAATAACAACTATTTAA
- a CDS encoding response regulator transcription factor — MQSIETSTVRIVIVEDYKLTRVGLRSSLNEFEGIQVIGEAEDGEKGMALIKELKPDVVLMDLGLPGINGIEATQQVKAFDDKIKVVILTSHDRDEEVLASLGSGANAYCLKDIEPNTLVNVLKNVSQGAAWLDPAVAKVALNLFPKPQSTKVINPSEISDARAQLTEREMEVLRLLVQGKSNTEIAKDLIVSVHTAKAHVCSILQKLCVDDRVQAAVKAIRENII, encoded by the coding sequence ATGCAGTCTATTGAAACATCAACTGTAAGAATAGTAATTGTAGAAGATTATAAGCTTACACGTGTGGGTTTGAGGTCTTCCTTAAATGAATTTGAAGGAATTCAAGTAATAGGAGAAGCTGAAGACGGAGAAAAAGGAATGGCTTTGATTAAAGAATTAAAGCCGGATGTGGTTCTTATGGATCTGGGGTTACCCGGAATTAACGGAATTGAAGCAACACAGCAGGTAAAAGCTTTTGATGACAAGATAAAAGTCGTTATTCTTACTTCACATGACAGAGATGAAGAAGTTCTCGCCTCTCTTGGTTCAGGAGCAAACGCTTATTGTCTTAAGGATATAGAACCAAATACACTTGTAAATGTGCTTAAAAATGTCAGTCAAGGAGCAGCATGGTTAGATCCTGCAGTTGCAAAAGTCGCATTAAATCTTTTCCCCAAGCCTCAATCTACAAAAGTTATTAACCCTTCCGAAATTTCAGATGCACGGGCTCAGCTCACAGAAAGAGAAATGGAAGTTCTAAGACTTTTAGTTCAAGGAAAAAGCAACACAGAAATTGCAAAAGACCTTATTGTAAGTGTTCATACCGCAAAAGCCCATGTGTGCAGCATTTTGCAAAAACTTTGTGTGGATGACAGAGTTCAAGCAGCTGTAAAAGCTATCAGGGAAAATATTATTTAG
- a CDS encoding folylpolyglutamate synthase/dihydrofolate synthase family protein has product MPNKIISYEKAIDILTSQGKFYINLGLDRVKSLLELYNNPQEKIKCIHVAGTNGKGSTCAMLASVLTHAGYKTGLYTSPHLVDYTERIKISGSEISKEDFADLIFDIIKTSEENQIHVTEFEILTVLAFIYFKKQQIDFAVIETGLGGRLDATNIIKNPLVSIITTIDLDHVDRLGDTIEKIAFEKAGIIKQNAPAITLKNNKGLEVIREKAAQSHSNLILAEEVNNLYETNLMGLWQKKNLSLAVQAIEILKAQGIDISDSAVKNGLENVQWVARFQYIKKFNLILDGAHNPNAAKLLRESLDLYYADKERIWIYSSISTKNYEEVMEILFRHGDTVVFTQSNSGAAVSSEILRTRLIKTNMPCKIYTTKNTKEAINIYTGLVTNKNIGIMAGSLYSAGDFLSQYNV; this is encoded by the coding sequence ATGCCGAATAAAATCATTTCATACGAAAAAGCTATAGATATCCTGACTTCTCAGGGTAAGTTTTATATAAACCTCGGGCTGGATAGAGTTAAGAGCTTACTTGAGCTTTATAACAATCCGCAGGAAAAAATAAAATGTATTCATGTGGCGGGAACTAACGGAAAAGGCTCAACATGCGCAATGCTTGCTTCTGTTTTAACTCATGCAGGGTATAAAACAGGGCTTTATACAAGCCCGCATCTTGTGGATTATACGGAACGGATTAAAATTAGCGGAAGTGAGATATCTAAAGAGGACTTTGCAGATTTAATTTTTGATATTATCAAAACATCTGAAGAAAATCAGATTCATGTTACAGAATTTGAAATCCTGACTGTTTTAGCTTTTATTTATTTCAAAAAACAGCAGATTGACTTTGCGGTTATAGAAACAGGTCTGGGCGGAAGACTTGATGCTACAAATATTATCAAAAACCCTCTAGTATCAATCATAACAACTATTGACTTAGATCATGTTGACAGGCTGGGCGATACTATCGAAAAAATTGCTTTTGAAAAAGCAGGGATTATAAAGCAAAATGCCCCTGCAATTACTTTAAAAAACAACAAAGGGCTGGAGGTTATAAGAGAAAAAGCTGCTCAATCCCATAGCAATTTGATATTGGCAGAAGAGGTTAACAATCTTTATGAAACAAATTTAATGGGTTTATGGCAGAAAAAAAATCTTTCGCTTGCGGTGCAGGCTATTGAAATATTAAAGGCGCAAGGAATTGATATTTCTGATTCGGCTGTAAAAAATGGGTTGGAAAATGTTCAATGGGTGGCAAGGTTTCAATATATAAAAAAGTTTAATTTAATACTTGACGGGGCGCATAATCCGAATGCCGCCAAATTGCTGAGAGAAAGCCTTGATTTATACTATGCCGACAAAGAAAGAATCTGGATTTATTCTTCTATAAGTACAAAAAATTATGAAGAAGTGATGGAAATTTTATTCCGGCATGGCGATACAGTAGTATTTACGCAGTCAAACTCGGGTGCTGCTGTTTCATCAGAAATTTTAAGAACCAGATTGATAAAAACAAACATGCCATGTAAAATATATACAACTAAAAACACAAAAGAAGCTATAAATATTTATACCGGATTGGTAACAAATAAAAATATAGGTATAATGGCAGGATCGCTATATAGCGCAGGTGATTTTTTGTCTCAATATAACGTGTAA
- a CDS encoding NAD(P)H-dependent glycerol-3-phosphate dehydrogenase, producing MKLTVLGAGSWGLCLTRLLTDNFEEVYLWSREEDLSEELITTKSTRFPFEIKLDNKVQITSNLKEAIKDAKIILLVVATSGIRPVCQQLKEAGITKDQIVVNASKGLELPGLYRMSEVISQELPENKVVVLSGPTLAKEVLKGLPTAASVACEDMETANLVQEKFTVFDKFRLYSNNDLIGVELGGSLKNVIAIASGFIEAMGLGDNARGALLTRGLSEMVRISVALGANPSTLYGLSGVGDLIATCSSPLSRNYRVGYLLGQGKKLDAILKEVGTVAEGVKTSKAVVELSKKLNIETPVSEAIYEAVYTDIKPEEVVNKLMTRKLKPEDTYKLV from the coding sequence ATGAAATTAACAGTTTTAGGGGCGGGTAGTTGGGGTTTATGTCTTACAAGGCTTTTAACCGACAATTTTGAAGAAGTTTACCTCTGGTCAAGAGAAGAAGACCTTTCCGAGGAACTTATTACAACAAAATCAACAAGGTTTCCTTTTGAAATAAAGCTTGATAACAAAGTTCAAATAACTTCTAATCTCAAAGAAGCGATAAAAGACGCTAAAATTATACTTCTGGTTGTTGCAACTTCAGGGATAAGACCTGTTTGTCAGCAGCTTAAAGAAGCAGGCATCACAAAAGATCAAATAGTTGTGAATGCCTCCAAAGGTCTTGAACTGCCCGGTCTTTACAGGATGAGCGAAGTTATTTCTCAAGAACTGCCTGAGAATAAAGTTGTTGTACTTTCCGGTCCTACTCTTGCAAAAGAAGTATTGAAAGGTCTTCCGACAGCGGCTTCCGTTGCTTGTGAAGATATGGAAACAGCAAATTTGGTTCAGGAAAAATTTACTGTTTTTGATAAATTCAGGCTTTATAGCAATAACGACCTTATTGGCGTTGAGCTCGGCGGAAGTTTAAAGAACGTTATAGCTATTGCTTCAGGGTTTATTGAAGCAATGGGACTGGGAGATAACGCCAGAGGAGCTCTTTTAACAAGAGGGCTGTCCGAAATGGTAAGAATAAGTGTGGCTTTGGGAGCGAATCCAAGTACGTTATACGGACTTTCCGGCGTTGGTGATTTAATAGCCACATGCAGCAGCCCTTTAAGCAGAAATTATCGGGTAGGATACCTTTTAGGTCAAGGCAAAAAGCTTGATGCTATTCTTAAAGAAGTCGGCACTGTGGCAGAAGGCGTTAAAACTTCTAAAGCTGTTGTTGAGCTTTCAAAAAAGCTCAACATAGAAACTCCTGTTTCAGAAGCAATTTATGAGGCTGTTTATACTGATATAAAACCGGAAGAAGTTGTTAACAAGCTCATGACAAGAAAATTAAAACCGGAAGATACCTACAAATTGGTGTAA
- a CDS encoding nitroreductase family protein: MFNKEKHVNIEINEAKCVHCSLCANICPGEYLILDNNSIKANEKSLFGCIQCGNCMMVCPNSCIKITGESISESDVFDLSQDLPSFDEVNSLFLKRRSIRKFKKQELEQEIIEKILQAASTAPVSIPPSETKILVISGFDKVQELADQLVKRFDKLLKIMNPFVLGLFRPFMGKSKYKIFKEFVITLLKTIIEERKKGKDILFYNAPAVLLFYGTEMNLDKEDQIIASTYASIAAEAFGLGTCIIGSVVPGFDEKLKQKYGILKGETLVTAFVLGYPDQKFNRGIKRKFNSIQYY, translated from the coding sequence ATGTTTAACAAGGAAAAACATGTAAATATTGAGATTAATGAAGCAAAATGCGTACATTGCTCTTTATGTGCAAATATTTGTCCAGGTGAATATCTTATACTTGATAATAATTCAATAAAAGCCAATGAAAAGTCTTTATTTGGATGTATTCAATGCGGTAACTGTATGATGGTCTGTCCTAACAGCTGTATAAAAATCACAGGGGAATCAATTTCGGAAAGTGATGTTTTTGATTTAAGTCAGGATTTGCCGAGTTTTGATGAAGTAAATTCTTTGTTTCTAAAAAGAAGAAGTATCAGAAAGTTTAAGAAACAAGAACTTGAACAGGAAATAATTGAGAAAATTTTACAAGCAGCTTCTACAGCACCTGTGAGCATTCCTCCTTCCGAAACAAAAATCCTTGTTATAAGTGGGTTTGATAAAGTCCAAGAACTTGCAGATCAGCTGGTTAAAAGATTTGATAAGCTTCTGAAAATCATGAACCCCTTTGTTTTAGGTCTTTTTAGACCATTTATGGGCAAAAGTAAATACAAAATATTTAAAGAATTTGTTATTACTCTTCTAAAAACTATTATTGAGGAAAGAAAAAAAGGAAAAGATATTCTTTTTTATAATGCACCTGCGGTATTATTATTTTACGGAACGGAAATGAATCTTGATAAAGAGGATCAAATTATTGCTTCAACATATGCTTCTATAGCAGCAGAAGCTTTCGGGTTAGGAACCTGTATAATAGGATCTGTAGTTCCCGGCTTTGACGAAAAATTAAAACAAAAATATGGAATCTTAAAAGGAGAAACACTGGTAACTGCATTTGTGTTGGGATATCCTGACCAAAAATTTAACAGGGGAATAAAAAGAAAATTTAATTCTATACAGTATTATTAA
- the plsY gene encoding glycerol-3-phosphate 1-O-acyltransferase PlsY, whose product MIVLYLTTIIFAYLTGSFPTGYILVKALKGIDIREIGSGSTGATNVKRVLGMKAYIFVMFVDALKGLLPVLAAKYIDSKLGILSGFHILPVLVAVAVIMGHSKSIFLKFSGGKSVASGVGTILGLCPPVGLITILSWVVLTYFTKIVSISSIIVILLTPVWMFVFKQPLSYLIYCLLGALYIVYLHRENIKRLLSGNENKIRN is encoded by the coding sequence ATGATTGTTTTATATTTGACCACAATAATTTTTGCCTATCTTACAGGCTCTTTTCCTACAGGCTATATTCTTGTAAAAGCCTTAAAAGGCATAGATATAAGAGAAATTGGCAGCGGAAGCACCGGAGCTACAAACGTAAAAAGAGTTCTTGGAATGAAAGCTTATATTTTTGTGATGTTTGTAGATGCCTTAAAAGGACTTTTGCCTGTTTTGGCAGCAAAATATATTGATTCAAAGCTGGGTATTCTTTCAGGTTTCCATATTTTGCCTGTTCTGGTTGCTGTTGCGGTTATTATGGGACACAGCAAATCAATATTTCTTAAATTTTCCGGCGGAAAATCAGTTGCTTCAGGTGTTGGAACAATTCTCGGATTATGCCCTCCTGTTGGACTTATTACGATTTTGAGCTGGGTTGTCCTGACTTATTTTACAAAAATTGTTTCTATAAGCTCCATAATAGTTATTCTCCTTACTCCTGTATGGATGTTTGTATTTAAACAGCCTTTAAGTTACCTAATTTATTGTCTTTTAGGGGCTTTATACATTGTTTATCTTCATCGTGAAAACATAAAAAGGCTTCTTTCAGGAAACGAAAACAAAATCAGAAATTGA
- the purH gene encoding bifunctional phosphoribosylaminoimidazolecarboxamide formyltransferase/IMP cyclohydrolase, with amino-acid sequence MRSKKAFISVYDKDGIVDFAGKLQNQFGYQIISTGGTYKELKENGLEVTEISEITGFTELLNGKVKSLHPKIHAGILASRNREEEIKELENNDIDLIDMVIVNLYPFEEASKDQEMPVEKLYEYIDIGGVALLRAAAKNFFSVTPVFSTAMYEKIIDDLYENEGNTTYELRRDLAVQTFRYVSSYDSIISEQLAKRLLDESEEGLPQVFSLNLDKVRDLRYGENPHQKAALYKKHSTIDFELLHGKELSYNNMVDLASALNIVSEFIDVPAACIIKHNNPCGVALGNTITDAYLKAHCCDPISAFGGIIGLNEPVTKEIAEHSVKIFFEVIVAPDFTEEALEILKTKKNLRLVKIPVNLFAYRQAQKYTIKDLPFGTLIQDSDKAELTANNFKVATSNKPTEKQIEDMLFAWKVVKHVGSNAIVVAKDLRTLGIGMGQTSRIASMEIALSQACDEARDAVIASDGFFPAVDNIHAAMQSRIGAIIQPGGSIKDADVIAESEKYEIAMIMTGLRHFKH; translated from the coding sequence ATGAGAAGTAAAAAAGCTTTTATAAGTGTTTATGACAAAGACGGAATAGTGGATTTTGCTGGCAAATTGCAGAATCAATTCGGCTATCAAATTATTTCAACAGGCGGAACTTATAAAGAACTAAAAGAAAACGGGCTTGAAGTAACGGAAATTTCCGAGATAACCGGATTTACGGAACTTCTTAACGGAAAAGTAAAATCCCTTCATCCCAAGATTCATGCAGGTATTCTTGCCTCCAGAAATCGTGAAGAGGAAATTAAAGAGCTTGAAAATAACGATATTGACCTTATTGATATGGTTATAGTAAATCTTTACCCTTTTGAAGAAGCTTCGAAAGATCAAGAAATGCCTGTAGAAAAGCTTTATGAATATATCGATATCGGCGGAGTTGCTCTATTAAGAGCTGCTGCAAAAAATTTCTTCAGCGTAACCCCCGTTTTTTCAACTGCTATGTATGAAAAAATTATCGATGATCTCTATGAAAATGAGGGAAATACAACTTATGAACTTAGAAGAGATCTGGCAGTGCAAACTTTCAGATATGTATCTTCGTATGATTCAATTATTTCAGAGCAACTGGCAAAAAGACTTCTGGACGAATCAGAAGAGGGACTGCCTCAGGTATTTAGCTTAAACCTCGATAAAGTCCGGGATTTAAGATATGGGGAAAATCCTCACCAGAAGGCAGCTTTATACAAAAAACATTCAACTATAGATTTTGAGCTTTTGCATGGAAAAGAACTTTCTTATAACAATATGGTGGATTTGGCTTCTGCATTAAATATTGTCAGTGAATTTATAGATGTTCCTGCCGCGTGCATTATCAAACACAACAATCCTTGCGGTGTTGCTCTTGGTAATACAATCACAGATGCTTACTTAAAGGCTCATTGTTGTGATCCTATAAGTGCATTTGGAGGAATTATAGGATTAAACGAACCTGTAACCAAAGAAATAGCTGAACATTCAGTAAAAATATTTTTTGAAGTTATTGTCGCTCCTGATTTTACAGAAGAAGCTCTCGAAATACTCAAGACCAAGAAAAATTTAAGGCTTGTAAAAATTCCTGTTAATCTCTTTGCATACAGGCAAGCGCAAAAATATACAATAAAAGATTTGCCGTTCGGAACTTTGATTCAGGATTCAGACAAAGCAGAGCTTACAGCAAATAACTTCAAGGTTGCAACTTCTAATAAACCAACTGAAAAACAAATCGAAGATATGCTTTTTGCCTGGAAAGTTGTAAAGCATGTAGGTTCTAATGCAATAGTAGTTGCAAAAGACCTTAGAACTCTGGGAATAGGAATGGGGCAAACAAGTAGAATTGCTTCTATGGAGATAGCTTTAAGTCAGGCATGTGATGAAGCAAGAGACGCAGTGATTGCAAGTGACGGATTTTTCCCTGCTGTAGATAATATTCATGCGGCTATGCAGTCAAGAATAGGGGCTATAATTCAACCTGGCGGAAGCATAAAAGACGCTGATGTCATTGCAGAATCCGAAAAATACGAAATTGCAATGATTATGACAGGATTAAGACACTTTAAACACTAG